The proteins below are encoded in one region of Salvelinus alpinus chromosome 27, SLU_Salpinus.1, whole genome shotgun sequence:
- the LOC139556540 gene encoding protein yippee-like 5 yields the protein MGRIFLDHIGGTRLFSCANCDTILTNRSELISTRFTGATGRAFLFNKVVNLQYSEVQDRVMLTGRHMVRDVSCKNCNSKLGWIYEFATEDSQRYKEGRVILERALVRESEGFEEHVPSDNS from the exons ATGGGCCGGATCTTCCTGGACCACATCGGTGGGACCCGCCTCTTCTCCTGCGCCAACTGTGACACCATCCTGACCAACCGCTCTGAGCTCATCTCCACGCGCTTCACTGGCGCCACGGGCCGGGCCTTCCTCTTCAACAAG GTGGTGAACCTGCAGTACAGCGAGGTGCAGGACCGCGTGATGCTGACTGGTAGACACATGGTGCGAGACGTCAGCTGCAAGAACTGCAACAGCAAGCTGGGCTGGATCTACGAGTTTGCCACAGAAGACAGTCAGCGCTACAAGGAAGGCCGCGTCATCCTTGAAAGGGCACTAGTAAGGGAGAGCGAGGGCTTCGAGGAGCATGTGCCCTCTGATAACTCCTGA